In a genomic window of [Empedobacter] haloabium:
- the groES gene encoding co-chaperone GroES yields MNLRPLHDRVIVKRLDQETKTASGLIIPDAAAEKPDQGEVLAVGNGKVSDSGQLRALEVKVGDRVLFGKYSGQAVKVDGEELLVMREEDIMAIVQK; encoded by the coding sequence ATGAACCTTCGCCCTTTGCACGATCGCGTCATCGTCAAACGTCTGGACCAGGAAACCAAGACTGCTTCCGGCCTGATCATTCCTGATGCCGCCGCCGAAAAGCCGGATCAGGGTGAAGTGCTGGCAGTTGGCAATGGCAAGGTGTCCGACAGCGGTCAGCTGCGCGCACTGGAAGTCAAAGTCGGCGATCGCGTACTGTTCGGCAAGTACTCCGGCCAGGCTGTCAAGGTTGACGGCGAAGAGCTGCTGGTGATGCGCGAAGAAGACATCATGGCCATCGTCCAGAAGTAA
- a CDS encoding cell division protein ZapA, which yields MTPVDVNIMGQAYRLMCKEGEERALREAASLLDKKMTTIRDAGKVKGNDRIAVMAALSMAAEFLTAKAPAGPLSDMSLLEVQQKIAAMQRVLDSALTPQEALF from the coding sequence ATGACGCCCGTGGACGTGAACATCATGGGCCAGGCCTACCGCCTCATGTGCAAGGAAGGCGAGGAACGTGCCCTGCGCGAAGCGGCCAGCCTGCTCGACAAGAAAATGACGACCATCCGCGACGCCGGCAAGGTCAAGGGCAACGACCGCATCGCCGTGATGGCGGCGCTGTCGATGGCGGCGGAATTCCTGACGGCGAAAGCGCCTGCGGGACCCCTGTCGGACATGTCGCTGCTGGAAGTGCAGCAGAAGATCGCCGCGATGCAGAGGGTGCTCGACAGTGCCCTGACGCCGCAGGAAGCGCTGTTCTAA